From Enhydrobacter sp., the proteins below share one genomic window:
- a CDS encoding formylglycine-generating enzyme family protein, which translates to MARPAILRNAGIHAAALGLALALSPPPADATAGGPVHLGAFAMDATEVTIGGFRAFAQATGLVTAAEKAGGGHEWGAGWERRPGWTVYRPFGSEPDSADEPAVHVTWQEAADYCRWRGGRLPTAGEWRRAAYTEMREAPGDGFEKERTYVYPVGDAPDGMNTNLADPWPRHAPVGATRRGVNGLHDMGGNVWEWLVDRRGDEALTAGGSWWYGPAQTRADAMQWKPADFYVVYIGFRCAYDAR; encoded by the coding sequence ATGGCGCGGCCCGCGATCCTGCGAAACGCTGGAATCCACGCCGCCGCCCTCGGCCTCGCACTCGCCCTATCGCCGCCGCCCGCCGATGCGACGGCCGGTGGTCCGGTGCACCTCGGCGCCTTCGCCATGGATGCGACCGAGGTGACGATCGGCGGCTTTCGCGCGTTCGCGCAGGCGACCGGTCTCGTCACTGCGGCCGAGAAGGCCGGCGGTGGCCACGAATGGGGGGCCGGCTGGGAGCGTCGGCCGGGCTGGACGGTGTACCGGCCATTCGGCAGCGAGCCCGATTCGGCGGACGAACCGGCGGTGCACGTGACCTGGCAGGAAGCCGCCGACTATTGTCGCTGGCGCGGCGGCCGGCTGCCGACCGCGGGCGAGTGGCGCCGCGCCGCCTACACGGAGATGCGCGAGGCGCCGGGTGACGGATTCGAGAAGGAGCGGACCTATGTCTATCCCGTGGGCGACGCCCCCGACGGCATGAACACCAATCTGGCCGATCCATGGCCTCGCCACGCCCCGGTGGGGGCGACGCGCCGCGGCGTGAACGGGCTGCACGACATGGGTGGCAACGTCTGGGAGTGGCTGGTCGACCGCCGTGGCGACGAGGCGCTCACGGCCGGCGGCTCGTGGTGGTACGGCCCCGCCCAGACCCGCGCCGACGCCATGCAATGGAAGCCGGCCGACTTCTACGTCGTCTACATCGGCTTCCGCTGCGCCTACGACGCGCGATAG
- the serA gene encoding phosphoglycerate dehydrogenase, protein MAKPKVLISDELSPRAVEIFSERGCDVDFKPGLKPAELRAIVGGYEGLAIRSATKVTAEVLAEAKKLKVVGRAGIGVDNVDIKAATAHGVVVMNTPFGNAITTAEHAVALMFAVARQVADANTSTQAGKWEKNRFMGTELSFKTLGLIGCGNIGSIVAERALGLKMRVVAYDPFLSDERAAALGVEKVTLEQLLPRADFITVHTPLTEQTKNILSRANLMKTKKGVRIVNCARGGLVDELAVRDLLISGHIAGAGFDVFTEEPARQNVLFGAPNLVCTPHLGASTVEAQENVALQVAEQMADYLLTGAIVNSLNMPNVSAEDAPRLAPYLNLAEKLGSFAGQLTDTEIKAVSIEYEGDVAALNVKPLTQVALMGVLRPQLEQVNMVNAPVIARERGIEVAEVKHERPSDYHSMIRLSVTTDKYTRSVTGTLFGGRHPRMVEIKGIAIEAEFAPHMLYITNDDKPGFIGRLGSILGEHKVNIATFHLGRDKPGGSAIALVQVDQPISPELLERIAALEGVVQAKVLGF, encoded by the coding sequence ATGGCCAAACCCAAGGTGCTCATCTCCGATGAGCTTTCTCCGCGCGCCGTCGAGATCTTCTCGGAGCGCGGCTGCGACGTCGATTTCAAGCCGGGCCTCAAGCCCGCCGAGCTGCGCGCCATCGTCGGCGGCTACGAGGGGCTCGCCATCCGCTCGGCGACCAAGGTCACGGCCGAGGTGCTGGCCGAGGCGAAGAAGCTCAAGGTCGTGGGCCGTGCCGGCATCGGCGTCGACAACGTCGACATCAAGGCCGCGACCGCGCACGGCGTGGTGGTGATGAACACGCCGTTCGGCAACGCCATCACGACCGCCGAGCACGCCGTCGCGCTGATGTTCGCGGTCGCCCGCCAGGTGGCCGACGCCAACACCAGCACGCAGGCCGGCAAGTGGGAGAAGAACCGCTTCATGGGCACCGAGCTCAGCTTCAAGACGCTCGGGCTGATCGGCTGCGGCAACATCGGCTCGATCGTGGCCGAGCGCGCCCTCGGGCTGAAGATGCGGGTGGTCGCCTACGATCCCTTCCTGTCGGACGAGCGCGCCGCAGCGCTGGGCGTCGAGAAGGTGACCTTGGAGCAGCTCCTGCCGCGCGCGGACTTCATCACCGTGCACACGCCGCTCACCGAGCAGACCAAGAACATCCTGTCGCGCGCCAACCTGATGAAGACCAAGAAGGGCGTGCGCATCGTCAACTGCGCGCGCGGCGGGCTGGTCGACGAGCTGGCGGTGCGCGACCTGCTGATCTCCGGTCACATCGCCGGTGCCGGCTTCGACGTCTTCACCGAGGAGCCGGCCAGGCAGAACGTGCTGTTCGGCGCGCCCAACCTGGTGTGCACGCCGCATCTCGGCGCCTCGACGGTGGAGGCGCAGGAGAACGTGGCGCTGCAGGTCGCCGAGCAGATGGCGGACTACCTGCTGACCGGAGCCATCGTCAATTCGCTCAACATGCCAAATGTCTCGGCCGAGGACGCGCCGCGGCTGGCGCCCTACCTGAATCTCGCCGAGAAGCTCGGCTCGTTCGCCGGCCAGCTCACCGACACCGAGATCAAGGCGGTGTCGATCGAATACGAGGGCGACGTGGCGGCGCTCAACGTCAAGCCGCTGACGCAGGTCGCGCTGATGGGCGTGCTGCGCCCGCAGCTCGAGCAGGTCAACATGGTCAACGCGCCGGTGATCGCCCGTGAGCGCGGCATCGAGGTCGCCGAGGTCAAGCACGAGCGGCCGAGCGACTACCATTCGATGATCCGGCTCTCGGTGACGACCGACAAGTACACGCGCTCGGTCACCGGCACGCTGTTCGGCGGCCGCCATCCGCGCATGGTCGAGATCAAGGGCATCGCCATCGAGGCCGAGTTCGCCCCGCACATGCTCTACATCACCAACGACGACAAGCCGGGCTTCATCGGCCGGCTGGGCTCGATCCTCGGCGAGCACAAGGTGAACATCGCCACCTTCCATCTCGGCCGCGACAAGCCGGGCGGCTCGGCCATCGCGTTGGTCCAGGTCGACCAGCCGATCTCGCCGGAGCTCCTCGAGCGGATCGCGGCACTCGAGGGCGTCGTGCAGGCCAAGGTGCTGGGGTTCTAG
- a CDS encoding glycosyltransferase family 2 protein — MNGPTRPALSVVAPCFNEEGVLPEFIRRMSAVLDRTAASAEIVLVDDGSRDGTWTVMSEAVARDPRIVAVRLMRNHGHQLALTAGLSVCRGERVLVIDADLQDPPELLPDMMALMDGADGKGGADVVYGQRRRREGESLFKRASAAAFYRLIGRLTDVDIPNDTGDFRLMTRRVLDLLLAMPERHRFVRGMVAWIGGRQVPILYDRKPRLAGESKYPLSKMVRFAADAITAFSVVPLMASMTIGWVMAAVGFAFFVYSIVGWMLGYNLPGWTSLMAAMGLLGGMQFLMLGIIGAYLGRLYDQSKGRPLFMIREIVGGPGGDGR; from the coding sequence ATGAACGGTCCGACCCGTCCCGCCCTGTCCGTGGTGGCGCCCTGCTTCAACGAGGAAGGCGTGCTGCCCGAATTCATCCGGCGAATGTCGGCGGTGCTCGACCGGACGGCAGCATCCGCGGAGATCGTGCTGGTCGACGACGGCTCGCGCGACGGCACCTGGACCGTCATGTCCGAGGCGGTGGCGCGCGACCCGCGCATCGTCGCCGTCCGGCTGATGCGCAACCACGGCCATCAGCTCGCCCTGACGGCGGGACTGTCGGTGTGCCGCGGCGAGCGGGTGCTCGTCATCGACGCCGACCTGCAGGACCCGCCCGAGCTGCTGCCCGACATGATGGCGCTGATGGACGGCGCCGACGGCAAGGGCGGGGCAGACGTGGTCTACGGTCAGCGCCGCCGGCGCGAGGGCGAGAGCCTGTTCAAGCGCGCCTCCGCGGCCGCCTTCTACCGCCTGATCGGCCGCCTGACCGACGTCGACATCCCCAACGATACCGGCGACTTCCGGCTGATGACGCGGCGGGTGCTCGATCTCCTGCTCGCCATGCCCGAGCGCCATCGCTTCGTGCGCGGCATGGTGGCCTGGATCGGCGGCCGGCAGGTGCCGATCCTCTACGACCGCAAGCCGCGGCTGGCGGGCGAGAGCAAGTACCCGCTCTCCAAGATGGTGCGGTTCGCCGCCGACGCGATCACCGCTTTTTCCGTCGTGCCCCTGATGGCCTCGATGACCATCGGCTGGGTGATGGCGGCGGTCGGCTTCGCCTTCTTCGTCTATTCGATCGTCGGCTGGATGCTCGGCTACAACCTGCCCGGCTGGACGTCGCTGATGGCGGCGATGGGCCTGCTGGGCGGCATGCAGTTCCTGATGCTCGGCATCATCGGCGCCTATCTCGGCCGCCTCTACGACCAGAGCAAGGGCCGACCGCTGTTCATGATCCGCGAGATCGTCGGCGGTCCGGGCGGCGACGGCCGATGA
- a CDS encoding phosphoserine transaminase, protein MKPNMRPARPDFSSGPCAKRPGWTPEALEDAAVGRSHRSKLGKKKIVEAVDRTRALLGIPADYRIAIVPASDTGAVEMALWSLLGARPVDMLAWESFGEGWVTDVVKQLKLEDTRVLKAPYGRLPDLGQVDWTHDVVFTWNGTTSGVKVPNGDWIADDRAGLAICDATSAVFAMDLPWSKLDVVTWSWQKVMGGEGAHGMLVLSPRAVQRLESHMPPWPMPKLFRMTSGGKFSEAIFKGDTINTPSLLCVEDAIDGLKWGESVGGLKGLMARSEANLAVLEKFVAERQWAGFLAADKAIRSNTSVCLTIAAPWFAALAADRQAAAAKKMADLLEGEKAGYDVGSYRDAPPGLRIWCGATVEVSDLEALLPWLDWAYAEIEREFGAKAA, encoded by the coding sequence ATGAAGCCGAACATGCGTCCGGCGCGTCCCGATTTTTCCTCGGGTCCCTGCGCGAAGCGTCCGGGTTGGACACCGGAAGCCCTCGAAGACGCCGCCGTCGGGCGGTCCCATCGTTCCAAGCTCGGCAAGAAGAAGATCGTCGAGGCGGTCGACCGCACGCGTGCGCTTCTCGGCATTCCGGCCGACTACAGGATCGCCATCGTGCCGGCGTCGGACACCGGCGCGGTCGAGATGGCGCTGTGGTCGCTGCTCGGCGCCCGGCCGGTCGACATGCTGGCCTGGGAGAGCTTCGGCGAGGGCTGGGTCACCGACGTGGTCAAGCAGCTCAAGCTCGAGGATACGCGGGTGCTGAAGGCGCCCTACGGCCGGCTGCCCGACCTCGGCCAGGTCGACTGGACGCACGACGTGGTCTTCACCTGGAACGGCACGACGTCGGGCGTGAAGGTGCCCAACGGCGACTGGATCGCCGACGACCGCGCGGGGTTGGCGATCTGCGACGCCACCTCGGCGGTCTTCGCCATGGACCTGCCGTGGTCCAAGCTCGATGTCGTGACCTGGTCGTGGCAGAAGGTGATGGGCGGCGAGGGCGCGCACGGCATGCTGGTTCTGAGCCCGCGCGCGGTGCAGCGGCTGGAGAGCCATATGCCGCCATGGCCGATGCCCAAGCTCTTCCGCATGACCTCGGGCGGCAAGTTCTCCGAGGCGATCTTCAAGGGCGACACCATCAACACGCCGTCGCTGCTCTGCGTCGAGGATGCGATCGACGGCCTGAAGTGGGGCGAGAGCGTCGGCGGGCTGAAGGGCCTGATGGCGCGCTCCGAGGCCAACCTCGCCGTGCTCGAGAAGTTCGTCGCCGAGCGCCAGTGGGCGGGCTTCCTCGCCGCCGACAAGGCGATCCGCTCCAACACCTCGGTCTGCCTCACCATCGCCGCGCCGTGGTTTGCGGCGCTGGCGGCCGACAGGCAGGCGGCGGCGGCCAAGAAGATGGCCGACCTGCTCGAGGGCGAGAAGGCGGGCTACGACGTCGGCAGTTATCGCGACGCGCCGCCGGGCCTGCGCATCTGGTGCGGCGCCACGGTCGAGGTGAGCGACCTCGAGGCGCTTCTGCCCTGGCTCGACTGGGCCTACGCCGAGATCGAGCGCGAATTCGGCGCGAAGGCGGCCTGA
- a CDS encoding ABC transporter permease: MTRYLAARTVEIVVVLAIMSLVVYLLIGLMPGDPIDLMIAGDPNMTSEDRIRLRALYGLDRPLLERYLAWLGQALQGEFGYSRSFGQPVLAVLGPRLVNTLQLAGLAFVLSIAVALPLGMWVAARPRSRADYLVNLLCFAGISAPPFWLALLLITLFAVTLGWLPAGGTAEPGASLADRLRHLALPVATLALVQLGGYTRFMRGAMIETLRQDYVRTARAKGVPEHRVLWGHAFRNALAPVLTILALSFGGLVSGALITETMFAWPGMGKAIYQAILDNDYNLALVGLLVATFATIAGNLLADLGHAWADPRVSLAGDGR, from the coding sequence ATGACGCGCTACCTCGCCGCGCGCACCGTCGAGATCGTGGTCGTGCTGGCGATCATGAGCCTCGTCGTCTACCTGCTGATCGGCCTCATGCCGGGCGACCCGATCGACCTGATGATCGCCGGCGACCCCAACATGACCAGCGAGGACCGCATCCGCCTGCGCGCGCTCTACGGCCTCGACCGGCCGCTGCTCGAGCGCTACCTCGCCTGGCTGGGCCAGGCACTGCAGGGCGAGTTCGGCTACTCGCGCTCGTTCGGCCAGCCCGTGCTCGCCGTGCTCGGTCCGCGCCTCGTCAACACGCTGCAGCTCGCCGGCCTTGCCTTCGTGCTCTCGATCGCCGTCGCCCTGCCGCTCGGCATGTGGGTCGCCGCCCGGCCGCGCAGCCGCGCCGACTATCTCGTCAACCTGCTCTGCTTCGCCGGCATCTCCGCGCCACCCTTCTGGCTCGCGTTGCTGCTCATCACCCTGTTCGCCGTCACGCTCGGCTGGCTGCCGGCCGGCGGCACCGCCGAGCCGGGCGCGTCGCTCGCCGACCGGCTGCGCCATCTCGCCCTGCCCGTCGCCACCCTCGCCCTCGTCCAGCTCGGCGGCTACACGCGCTTCATGCGCGGCGCCATGATCGAGACGCTGCGCCAGGACTATGTCCGCACCGCCCGCGCCAAGGGCGTACCCGAGCACCGCGTGCTGTGGGGTCACGCCTTCCGCAACGCGCTGGCGCCGGTGCTGACCATCCTCGCGCTGTCGTTCGGCGGACTGGTCTCGGGCGCGCTGATCACCGAGACCATGTTCGCCTGGCCGGGCATGGGCAAGGCGATCTATCAGGCGATCCTCGACAACGACTACAACCTCGCGCTCGTCGGGCTGCTGGTCGCCACCTTCGCCACCATCGCCGGCAACCTGCTGGCCGATCTCGGTCACGCCTGGGCCGACCCGCGCGTCTCGCTGGCCGGCGACGGACGGTGA
- a CDS encoding histidine phosphatase family protein, whose translation MNPGPGRRTSMLGLVLAALPAGAPARTADEAVRRAISDLRQGGFVIYIRHGETGGIGADRAPVMGDCSTQRNLDATGRAQVRRMGEDFRALGLPVGKVLSSEYCRCWQHAEAMFGKDGYRIVEALSLPRSYPAVTADDRRLKTDALRALLAEPPAPGTNTVLVSHGNNMLMLTGYHPGTQGEAVIFRPDGKGGYARIASVLPPDWTAARR comes from the coding sequence ATGAATCCGGGACCCGGCCGACGGACGTCGATGCTGGGTCTCGTCCTGGCGGCGCTGCCGGCAGGTGCGCCGGCGCGGACCGCCGACGAGGCGGTGCGGCGCGCGATCAGCGATCTCCGCCAGGGCGGCTTCGTCATCTACATCCGCCATGGCGAGACGGGCGGAATCGGCGCCGACCGCGCGCCGGTCATGGGCGACTGCTCGACCCAGCGCAATCTCGACGCGACGGGCCGCGCCCAGGTGCGGCGGATGGGCGAGGATTTCCGCGCCCTCGGCCTTCCGGTCGGCAAGGTGCTGTCGTCCGAATACTGCCGCTGCTGGCAGCACGCCGAGGCGATGTTCGGCAAGGACGGCTATCGCATCGTCGAGGCGCTCAGCCTGCCGCGCAGCTATCCTGCCGTGACGGCCGACGACCGCAGGCTCAAGACCGATGCCCTGCGCGCGCTGCTCGCCGAGCCGCCGGCGCCCGGTACCAACACGGTGCTCGTCTCGCACGGCAACAACATGCTGATGCTCACCGGCTATCACCCGGGCACGCAGGGTGAGGCGGTGATCTTCAGGCCCGACGGAAAGGGCGGCTATGCCCGCATCGCCAGCGTCCTGCCGCCGGATTGGACGGCGGCGCGGCGCTGA
- a CDS encoding ABC transporter permease codes for MTSPSALVWRRFRRHRLAQASFVFLAALLLLALAAPLIAALRGVDPGQTDLFRRFEPPSAEFWLGTDELGRDLFQRLLDGGRVSMLVGLSGALLSAVLGAAIGVVSGYAGGRLDAVLMRFTDGVISLPMLPLLIVLAAVDPAKLGIPAEIAHSETFSLYRIVFIVALTGWTTAARLVRAETLSLKRRDFARAARALGAPPLRIMRHHILPNAAGPLVVATTMSAGTLILLESTLSFLGLGTQPPAASWGNMLTGAQELLQEAPLLALWPGLLIFLTVIAFNFLGDGLQDALDPRSERRL; via the coding sequence GTGACCTCGCCCTCCGCCCTGGTGTGGCGGCGTTTCCGGCGGCACCGGCTGGCGCAGGCATCGTTCGTCTTCCTGGCGGCGCTGTTGCTGCTGGCGCTCGCCGCGCCGCTGATCGCCGCCCTGCGCGGCGTCGATCCCGGCCAGACCGACTTGTTCCGCCGCTTCGAGCCGCCCTCGGCCGAGTTCTGGCTGGGCACCGACGAGCTCGGCCGCGACCTCTTCCAACGCCTGCTCGACGGCGGCCGCGTCTCGATGCTGGTCGGCCTCAGCGGCGCCCTGCTGTCGGCCGTGCTGGGCGCCGCTATCGGCGTCGTCTCGGGCTATGCCGGCGGCCGGCTCGACGCCGTGCTGATGCGCTTCACCGACGGCGTGATCTCGCTGCCGATGCTGCCGCTCCTGATCGTGCTGGCCGCGGTCGATCCGGCCAAGCTCGGCATCCCCGCCGAGATCGCCCATTCGGAAACCTTCTCGCTCTACCGCATCGTCTTCATCGTGGCGCTGACCGGATGGACGACGGCCGCGCGCCTGGTGCGGGCCGAGACGCTGAGCCTCAAGCGCCGCGACTTCGCCCGCGCCGCCCGCGCGCTGGGCGCGCCGCCGCTGCGCATCATGCGGCACCATATCCTGCCCAACGCCGCGGGACCGCTGGTGGTCGCCACAACCATGTCGGCCGGCACGCTCATCCTGCTCGAATCGACGCTCTCCTTTCTTGGGCTCGGCACCCAGCCGCCGGCGGCGAGCTGGGGCAACATGCTGACCGGCGCGCAGGAATTGCTGCAGGAGGCGCCCTTGCTCGCGCTGTGGCCCGGCCTGTTGATCTTCCTCACCGTCATCGCCTTCAACTTCCTGGGCGACGGCCTGCAGGATGCCCTCGACCCCCGGAGCGAACGCCGACTCTGA
- a CDS encoding GNAT family N-acetyltransferase produces the protein MTIAGTPLEGRFVRLEPLEERHREPLRPAAQHPEIFTVTTSAFGPHYDPYIDQALARSDGVHELAFVVVHREQARPVGMTRFLAIEAAHRRLEIGSTWYEPSVWAGAVNPECKLLLMGHAFETLGFHRVEYKTDARNARSRAAILKLGARQEGVFRKHMVLADGHVRDSVYFSVIDEEWPQVKAGLEKRLAG, from the coding sequence ATGACGATCGCCGGGACGCCACTCGAGGGCCGCTTCGTGCGGCTCGAACCGCTCGAGGAGCGGCATCGCGAGCCGCTGCGGCCGGCCGCGCAGCACCCCGAGATATTCACGGTCACGACGTCGGCCTTCGGCCCGCACTACGACCCCTATATCGACCAGGCGCTGGCGCGCAGCGACGGCGTGCACGAGCTCGCCTTCGTCGTCGTGCACCGCGAGCAGGCGCGCCCCGTCGGGATGACACGCTTCCTCGCCATCGAGGCGGCGCACCGTCGGCTCGAGATCGGTTCCACCTGGTACGAGCCCTCGGTGTGGGCCGGCGCGGTCAACCCCGAGTGCAAGCTGCTGCTGATGGGCCACGCCTTCGAGACGCTCGGCTTCCATCGCGTCGAGTACAAGACCGATGCGCGCAACGCGCGAAGCCGCGCTGCCATCCTCAAGCTCGGCGCCCGCCAGGAAGGCGTCTTCCGCAAGCACATGGTGCTGGCCGACGGCCACGTGCGCGATTCGGTGTACTTCTCCGTCATCGACGAGGAGTGGCCGCAAGTGAAGGCCGGACTGGAGAAGCGGCTCGCCGGATGA
- a CDS encoding carboxymuconolactone decarboxylase family protein has protein sequence MDINSARAAETTEGGLDKLAELPNWRDSKLFSQAERVALEYAERITYTDRQVDDALFAEVKKHFSEAQIVELTAAIAFENFRSKFNPALGIEAQGFCLVPTRPKAG, from the coding sequence ATGGACATCAACTCCGCGCGTGCCGCGGAGACCACGGAAGGCGGCCTGGACAAGCTCGCCGAGCTGCCGAACTGGCGCGACAGCAAGCTCTTCAGCCAGGCCGAGCGGGTGGCGCTGGAGTACGCCGAGCGCATCACCTACACCGACCGGCAGGTCGACGACGCGTTGTTCGCCGAGGTGAAGAAGCACTTCAGCGAAGCACAGATCGTTGAATTGACGGCGGCGATCGCCTTCGAGAACTTCCGCAGCAAGTTCAATCCGGCCCTCGGCATCGAGGCGCAGGGTTTCTGCCTGGTGCCGACACGGCCGAAGGCGGGCTGA
- a CDS encoding cupin domain-containing protein, which yields MDRQTFEAELKRDGYDVMTNTTQGAKVNPEHSHPFDVRAMVLQGVLTLTRDGKAVTYKPGEIFAMPRGCLHFESYGPQGAVVLLGRKH from the coding sequence ATGGACCGCCAGACTTTCGAGGCCGAACTCAAGCGCGACGGCTACGACGTCATGACCAACACGACGCAGGGCGCGAAGGTCAATCCCGAGCACAGCCATCCCTTCGATGTCCGGGCGATGGTGCTGCAGGGTGTGCTCACGCTGACGCGCGACGGCAAGGCCGTGACCTACAAGCCGGGCGAGATCTTCGCCATGCCGAGGGGTTGCCTGCATTTCGAGAGCTACGGGCCGCAGGGCGCCGTCGTGCTGCTCGGCCGCAAGCATTGA
- a CDS encoding SGNH/GDSL hydrolase family protein: MRGTREAKSGNWSRAIVATLVIAVASLVAAELSARWLFALETLQYRRPYQPVFVSGDYHYLMPNERLPFVPGGPVAMGYREGAFGFHYEPGTPAPRTTTSFADFLFAHGMSRYDAAEVDRISCAQPDAALVYVLGGSVAQGFASYDRADTWHARLEQSLRRRLRRDDVYLFNAAMGAFVSLQERLAYHVAVAPRRSSLVLFVNGYNDVTIPANSGVRPGDPFQLGLRFSQLYTDGFMWWLARHSAIAHTVLQNAFNARVAEYRARLETDDEAFRRHAEAIADTYIENMEEVLGACAARGQACLVAVQPARSLTARHLGIEADDILSQRRIVETYRLLLEKVAGSTYRDRFIDLTRIFDKGEKMQLYHDSVHPNFAGHGVMATALLAPVLEALRTARSVGPLANRCERLR; this comes from the coding sequence ATGCGGGGCACTCGGGAGGCGAAATCGGGCAACTGGTCGCGGGCGATCGTGGCCACGCTGGTCATAGCCGTCGCCTCGCTCGTCGCCGCCGAACTTTCCGCCCGCTGGCTGTTCGCCCTCGAGACCCTGCAGTACCGCCGGCCCTACCAGCCGGTCTTCGTGTCGGGCGACTACCACTACCTGATGCCCAACGAGCGCCTGCCCTTCGTCCCGGGCGGCCCTGTCGCGATGGGCTATCGCGAGGGCGCCTTCGGATTCCACTACGAGCCCGGCACGCCGGCGCCGCGCACCACGACGAGCTTCGCCGACTTCCTGTTCGCCCACGGCATGAGCCGCTACGACGCGGCCGAGGTCGATCGCATCTCCTGCGCGCAGCCCGACGCGGCGCTGGTCTACGTGCTGGGCGGTTCGGTCGCGCAGGGCTTCGCCTCGTACGATCGCGCCGACACCTGGCACGCGCGGCTCGAGCAGTCGCTGCGCCGGCGGCTGCGGCGCGACGACGTCTACCTGTTCAACGCCGCGATGGGCGCCTTCGTCTCGCTGCAGGAGCGCCTCGCCTACCACGTCGCGGTGGCGCCGCGGCGGTCGAGCCTGGTGCTGTTCGTCAATGGCTACAACGACGTCACCATCCCGGCCAACTCGGGCGTGCGGCCGGGCGATCCGTTCCAGCTCGGGCTGCGCTTCAGCCAGCTCTATACCGACGGCTTCATGTGGTGGCTGGCGCGCCACAGCGCGATCGCCCACACGGTACTGCAGAACGCGTTCAACGCGCGCGTCGCCGAATACCGGGCGCGACTGGAGACCGACGACGAAGCCTTTCGCCGCCATGCCGAGGCGATCGCCGACACCTACATCGAGAACATGGAGGAAGTGCTGGGCGCCTGCGCCGCGCGTGGGCAGGCCTGCCTGGTGGCCGTCCAGCCGGCGCGCTCGCTCACCGCCCGGCACCTCGGCATAGAGGCCGACGACATTCTCTCGCAACGCCGCATCGTCGAGACCTATCGATTGCTCCTGGAGAAAGTCGCCGGCAGCACCTATCGCGACCGCTTCATCGACCTCACCCGCATCTTCGACAAGGGCGAGAAGATGCAGCTCTATCACGATTCGGTGCATCCCAATTTCGCCGGGCACGGGGTGATGGCGACTGCCCTGCTCGCGCCCGTCCTCGAGGCGCTGCGAACGGCGAGGTCGGTCGGCCCCCTCGCCAACCGCTGCGAGCGGCTGCGCTAG
- a CDS encoding class I SAM-dependent methyltransferase, translated as MSAEFDRHAAGYDGGLDNPIKRMMGNSADQFIAVKARWLLRREPALRTGGLALLDYGCGAGDLMRVLAVMGARAEFSGCDVSTGMLAEAAGRWPAGLATPPTLEAQDGARTPFAERRFDVATVSAVLHHVPVANRPAVYAELGRVLKPGGRLYVFEHNPRNPLVRYVIARTPIDENAILLDAAEVRHGLLDSGRYELDTDYLMFMPPGLPFLAPIDRALAWLPLGAQYAVAARKPA; from the coding sequence ATGAGCGCGGAGTTCGACAGGCACGCTGCGGGCTACGACGGCGGGCTCGACAATCCGATCAAGCGGATGATGGGCAACTCGGCCGACCAGTTCATCGCCGTCAAGGCGCGCTGGTTGCTGCGCCGCGAGCCGGCCCTCAGGACCGGCGGTCTCGCGCTGCTCGACTACGGCTGCGGCGCTGGCGACCTGATGCGGGTGCTCGCCGTGATGGGCGCGCGCGCCGAGTTCAGCGGCTGCGACGTCTCGACCGGCATGCTTGCCGAGGCGGCGGGCCGCTGGCCGGCCGGGTTGGCGACGCCGCCCACGCTCGAGGCGCAGGATGGCGCGCGCACGCCGTTCGCGGAGCGCCGCTTCGACGTCGCGACCGTCAGCGCGGTACTGCATCATGTTCCGGTGGCCAACCGGCCCGCCGTCTATGCCGAGCTCGGCCGCGTCCTGAAGCCGGGCGGGCGGCTCTACGTTTTCGAGCACAATCCGCGCAATCCGCTGGTGCGCTACGTCATCGCCCGCACGCCGATCGACGAAAACGCCATCCTGCTCGATGCCGCCGAGGTAAGGCATGGCCTGCTCGACAGCGGGCGCTACGAGCTCGATACCGACTACCTGATGTTCATGCCGCCCGGCCTGCCGTTCCTCGCCCCGATCGACCGGGCGCTGGCGTGGCTGCCGCTCGGGGCGCAATATGCGGTGGCGGCGCGCAAGCCCGCCTAG